The DNA sequence GGTAATATAAACAAAGCCGTGCTCATCAAGGTGACCGATATCGCCGGTCACCACCCAGCCATCGACAAAGGTGTCTTGGCTAGCAGCCTCGTTGCCCCAGTAGCCAGAGACAGCTGTAGGAGTTTTCAATTGAATCTCACCGGCTTCACCTTGTGCTACTGGCGTGCCGTTAGCATCAACAATACGAACGTCTACAATTGGCGTGATAATGCCGCCAGAGCGGTTGTTCTCGCGATAGGCGCGGCCCGTCATAGCAAAGCCAGTGGCATTGGTTTCTGTCATGCCATAGCCTGTGCCTGGAAAGCTGTCCGGTAACTTTTCATAGATTTTATCGGCGAGTCCCGGCGGCTGTGCAGAACCGCCAGCGCCAAAGCCAAACATGCTGCTGGTGTCGTAGTCAGCCCACTCATCGGCGTCGAGCAAATCAATCAGCATGGTGGGCACAGCGCTAATCATTGTGATGCGCTCATTTTGAATCAGCTGCAGCGCATTCACTTTGTCCCATTTATACATCATCACAATAGGGCGACCGCCGCGCAATGATAAGAAAAATACGCTGTGACAGCCCGATACGTGAAATAGCGGCACAGCAAGTAAGACTTTAGGTGGAAAGCCGCGCTCAAGCATTTTACCAACCGGTTCAAAATCACTCATGGCGGCGATATTTGCTGCTAACTCAAAATTAAAAATTGCTTGGCAGACTGCACGATGGGTCGATACCGCACCTTTAGGATTGCCGGTGGTGCCTGAGGTATACATAATCATGCCAATATCTTCAGGATCTACTTCAGGGCTTTCTAATGATAGGTCGGTACCAGCTTGCGTGAGTGCGTCTTGATCGAAATGCGGTGCAGTAATAGCGTTATCTGGCCTTGCGACGATTGCCGTGACGCCCAGCGATTCAAGCTCGGCTTCGATATAGTTAAAGCGTTGCTGATCAAAAAAGGCAAATTTAGCGCCAGAGTCGTTCAATCCATATTCTAATTCAGCAGCCTGTCCCCAGCTGTTTAAAGGCACCGGTACGCCGCCAGCATAAATAGTCGCAGCAAAGGCGATCATCCATTCAGGATAATTACGCATGGCTATCGCCACTCTGTCGCCTTTCGATAGCTGCAATGACTGTTGTAATGCAGCAGCTAGTGCATCAACTTTGGCAAAAAAGTCGCCAAAGCTCATGCGCTCGTCTTGATAGATTAAAAACTCATTGCTGGCATCGTGATTTCTGCCGCCATCTAAAAGTTCTGCTAAAGTTTTTGGTGCACCAGGATAATACTTATATTCAACCCCATTAATAGTGGTCTGTCCAAGCTGCCAAGGTGAGCCCTCGGCGGTAAGTTGTGCGGTACTTTCTGCAATTTTGGCAACAATTTCACTCATGAGTCTTATTCTTCATTTTTTTGATAATAGAGGCCGAGATTATGCCCAAAAGTAGCTGAATCGCAAGCCTAAATGGCGGCTTTGTTAGCTGGTATTATTCGGCAGGAAGGTTAGAGTTTATGCGCTCTGATTGATAGTGGTTGTGTTCAATCAGCTGGCTTTGTTCAGCGCGTCTAGCGGCATCAAGGGCTAAGCGAATTAAATGGTCAGCAGTGGGTAAGCCAAATGAATGTTCTGCGGCAGCAATGCCGATAACAATATCAACAGTTTCAAAGCCTGAAGAGGTTTCGATGCTGCGTCTATGCATATTATCGCGGATACGCTTGTAGCAGCTGCCTATGCAGTTATCTAAGCTATGTTGATGGGTGATGACTGCAAAATTATAACTGTCGAGTTGTGCCACATCATCTAAAGGCCTAACGGTTGCTAGCAGGCGTTTCGCAATACCTTTGATGATCTCTTGCTGTATTTTCTTTGGCAGCTGCTGCTGCAGCGCGCTTGGCTTAAAACGCAGCAATAGTAAGCAGGTAGCGCCACCTCGAGAGTCACAAAATTGCAGGTGTTCGTCTATGCGCTTGATCGCATAATGTTTATCACCCAGTCCCGTTAGCAAGTTTACTTGGGCGAGTGATATGAGTTGTTTGTTTTGTTGCTCTAGTTTTGCTGCTTTTTGCAGCAGTAGGTTGCGATTAGCGATCATTCGCGCCCCAGCCATTACCCGAGGGGCAAGTTGCTGCTGCATTTCAGACTTATTGACAAAATCATCAACGCCTTGGTCAAACGCATACTGCAGCGCATCGACTCCGTCGCGTGCGGTCAGCATGATGATATAGGTGTATTGGTATTTTGATGCATCAAGCTGGCGAATATGCTGTGTTAATTCAATGCCGTCCATATCGGGCATCATCCAGTCGACAATCACTACGGCATAGTGCTTTGATTGCATGGCTGTTAGTGCGTCAGCAGCATTTGATATGCAATCAATTTGCTCAACCTTGCTTTGGGCTAAGCTTTTCTGAATCATAGCGCTGCTAAATTTGGCATCATCTACGATTAATACCTGCAACTGACTTTCCATGTAGTCTCTCTTTTCGCAAGCCTTTGCGAACTATGGCATTTATAACGCCTGTTGGCTTAAGTTGACGTTGCTGTTAATAACTTGGTGTTGCTTGATGCCGGCAAAACGCAAAGCAGATAGCCAGTGCTCAGTTTTCAGGTTTTGGCTGTCGGTGCAGAAAAATCGGCACAGACTCTCACTATAGCCTGTGTTAATGCCGTCACAAAGGTGTTTCACTCGTCGCGCAATAGCATCTCCCGAATCAATCCAGAATTTAGGCTTTTGCCAACTGGCTTGCAATTCAGTTTTTAATAAAGGGAAGTGTGTGCAACCGAGTACCACAGTATCAATATCAACATGGCTGAGTTTATTGTCTATGGATTGCATCATTGACGCAAGCTTGTGTTGCTGCGTCTTAGCAGTTGATTGACAATGATTTAAGAAGTTGCGCTCTACTATGTCAACTAGTTCTGGCAGGGCAAGCTTGAAAACCTCGCAATCACTGGCAAACTCATGAGTGAGGTCGTTGAGGTAGTCACTTTGAACCGTTGCTGCGGTTGCTAAAATGGCTATTTTTTTGCTTTGACTGATATTGGCTGCCGGCTTGATGGCTGGCACTACACCCACAAACGCACAATCAAAGTGTTTTCGCAGGCTATCAAGTGCAAGTGTAGAGGCGGTATTGCATGCGATCACCGCCACATCAAAAAAACGATCAACATCAATCGCGTCAAGCAGAGCAATCAGACGTTGTTCAATGGCATCAGCGTGTTTGTCGCCATAAGGCCAAAATGCAGTATCAGCCATATAGCTGAATTTAGCGTTTGGCAGGTGCTCCACTATCGACTGTAAAATACTAAGACCGCCAATGCCAGAGTCCACAATCAGTATGCGAGGTTGATGTTGCATGGCTGCGCGAATCTTCATGTTAAATAATCACTCGATATTATCACAGATATGCAGTAAAGCCTCATCAAATAAGATCTGTAAAGCAGCAGGGCGCAGCAAGAATCAGCAAGCCAAGAGATAAAATATATTGTTTAGCTGTTTTAGTTTAAAGCTGTATTCGCAACGGTTTTAGCGCAATGCTGTTAACAAAGTTGAGTCGTATCGATTGTAAGAGATGTCTTTGAAAATTTTTCGCCCGAGCGATCAGCTGGGTTTATTGACATTTTGCAGCCCAGCTTTCTAATGAATTTATAACAATGTAAGCATAAAAAAATCGAACAAAGTTATACAATTTAAAATCCTCTACTTGGCCTGTGGATAAAAATAGCGAGCCAGGGTGTTTCCGAGTATTTCACATTAAATATTGTTTTTAAGTAATTGAAAATATGCATTTATTTTTTTAAAAATTTCCATTCCAGTTAAAGTGATTTATGGCGCTATGCGGCATAATTATTGTCGCCAAACATTCATGCACAAGTTTATCCACAGCCTATTTATATTTTAACAGGGCTTCATGACTGGTAATTTTCTATAAATTTCATAAGATTGTTCGCCTTTTGATGAGCAAGAAAGCATATGCGAATAATTACCTGTAATACCAACGGCATCCGTGCAGCAGCCAAGAAAGGTTTTTTTCAGTGGCTGAGCAATCAAAATGCCGATGTTGTCTGTATTCAAGAAACCAAAGCACAAATCGACCAGTTGGATGATCCTGTTTTTCACCCTGATGGTTACCATTGCTATTACTATGATGCAGTAAAAAAAGGTTATTCAGGAACGGCTTTATATGCTCGTAAAAAGCCGCAGCAAGTCATAAAGGGCCTTGGTTTTGACGTCTGCGATACCGAGGGGCGCTGGCTGCAAGCCGATTTTGAGCGCGTTTCGGTTGTTTCTTTATATATGCCATCGGGTTCCTCTAGTGCGGAAAGACAGCAACGTAAATTTAGCTTCATGGAAAGCTGCTTGCCGATCTTTCAAGCCATGGCTAAGGATACCTCGCGTGATTATATTATCTGTGCTGACTGGAATATCTGTCACCGTGAATTGGATTTAAAGAACTGGAAAGCGAATCAAAAAAATTCTGGCTTTTTACCTGAAGAAAGAGCGTGGATGGATGATTTATTGCAGCAATACGGTTTTAGCGATAGTTTCCGCGAGCTGCATCCCGAGAAGCCGCAGTATACTTGGTGGTCAAATCGTGGTCAGGCTTATGCCAATGATGTCGGGTGGCGCTTAGACTACATGCTCGCGACAGGTGCTTTAAGAGGTCAGGCCGTTACAGCCGAGGTGTATAAGCAAGAAAAGTTTTCTGATCATGCACCTCTGATTATTGATTATCAAACGTCGCTTTAGGGTTTATAATAATTCGCTTTCATTACAAACAATAAGGTTATTGCTATGTTGGATTTATTGATTCCTGCCGCTCATGCGCAAACAGCTCAAGCGGGTCAAGATGCGGGCATCATGCAGTTGGTCATGATTGGCATTTTATTTGTCGTATTTTACTTTTTAATTATTCGCCCTCAAAGTAAGCGTCAAAA is a window from the Pseudomonadales bacterium genome containing:
- a CDS encoding acyl--CoA ligase, encoding MSEIVAKIAESTAQLTAEGSPWQLGQTTINGVEYKYYPGAPKTLAELLDGGRNHDASNEFLIYQDERMSFGDFFAKVDALAAALQQSLQLSKGDRVAIAMRNYPEWMIAFAATIYAGGVPVPLNSWGQAAELEYGLNDSGAKFAFFDQQRFNYIEAELESLGVTAIVARPDNAITAPHFDQDALTQAGTDLSLESPEVDPEDIGMIMYTSGTTGNPKGAVSTHRAVCQAIFNFELAANIAAMSDFEPVGKMLERGFPPKVLLAVPLFHVSGCHSVFFLSLRGGRPIVMMYKWDKVNALQLIQNERITMISAVPTMLIDLLDADEWADYDTSSMFGFGAGGSAQPPGLADKIYEKLPDSFPGTGYGMTETNATGFAMTGRAYRENNRSGGIITPIVDVRIVDANGTPVAQGEAGEIQLKTPTAVSGYWGNEAASQDTFVDGWVVTGDIGHLDEHGFVYITDRIKDMVIRGGENIASLEVEAACSSLDSVAECAVYGLPNDTLGEEVAISVVPKPGQTVTANEVQAHIATQLAAFKVPSKVFIETEALPRNATMKVLKNLLKSKYC
- a CDS encoding response regulator encodes the protein MESQLQVLIVDDAKFSSAMIQKSLAQSKVEQIDCISNAADALTAMQSKHYAVVIVDWMMPDMDGIELTQHIRQLDASKYQYTYIIMLTARDGVDALQYAFDQGVDDFVNKSEMQQQLAPRVMAGARMIANRNLLLQKAAKLEQQNKQLISLAQVNLLTGLGDKHYAIKRIDEHLQFCDSRGGATCLLLLRFKPSALQQQLPKKIQQEIIKGIAKRLLATVRPLDDVAQLDSYNFAVITHQHSLDNCIGSCYKRIRDNMHRRSIETSSGFETVDIVIGIAAAEHSFGLPTADHLIRLALDAARRAEQSQLIEHNHYQSERINSNLPAE
- a CDS encoding glutamate racemase, with translation MKIRAAMQHQPRILIVDSGIGGLSILQSIVEHLPNAKFSYMADTAFWPYGDKHADAIEQRLIALLDAIDVDRFFDVAVIACNTASTLALDSLRKHFDCAFVGVVPAIKPAANISQSKKIAILATAATVQSDYLNDLTHEFASDCEVFKLALPELVDIVERNFLNHCQSTAKTQQHKLASMMQSIDNKLSHVDIDTVVLGCTHFPLLKTELQASWQKPKFWIDSGDAIARRVKHLCDGINTGYSESLCRFFCTDSQNLKTEHWLSALRFAGIKQHQVINSNVNLSQQAL
- the xth gene encoding exodeoxyribonuclease III, translating into MRIITCNTNGIRAAAKKGFFQWLSNQNADVVCIQETKAQIDQLDDPVFHPDGYHCYYYDAVKKGYSGTALYARKKPQQVIKGLGFDVCDTEGRWLQADFERVSVVSLYMPSGSSSAERQQRKFSFMESCLPIFQAMAKDTSRDYIICADWNICHRELDLKNWKANQKNSGFLPEERAWMDDLLQQYGFSDSFRELHPEKPQYTWWSNRGQAYANDVGWRLDYMLATGALRGQAVTAEVYKQEKFSDHAPLIIDYQTSL